A genomic window from Corynebacterium fournieri includes:
- a CDS encoding L-lactate dehydrogenase, with the protein MTVTQGNKIVLIGAGAVGTAYAYAILNQGLTDHLAIIDLNEDVVWAQVEDLNHAIPFSGQHMDVTVGTYEDCRDAALVVNCAGVAQRDGETRIDLIARNAKIFQSINSQVMANGFNGIYVVATNPVDVLSYITWKQTGLPSNQVIGSGTVLDTARWRHNLGLHFDIAPSAVHTHIIGEHGDTELPVLSSGSVGGVPLRAMLATEAETNPEIYSQIDEMFVRTRDAAYDIIKRKGNTSFGVGNALARITRAILRNEDVVLPVSALLEGEYGLDDLYIGTPTVLNRSGVRNVVQLRLDSDELEKFRHSAKALREVIDRAEF; encoded by the coding sequence ATGACCGTGACTCAAGGTAACAAGATCGTTCTCATCGGCGCCGGCGCTGTCGGCACCGCCTACGCCTACGCCATTCTCAACCAGGGATTGACGGACCACCTGGCCATCATCGACCTCAACGAGGACGTCGTGTGGGCCCAGGTGGAAGACCTCAACCACGCCATCCCCTTTTCCGGCCAGCACATGGACGTCACAGTGGGCACCTACGAGGACTGCCGCGACGCAGCGCTCGTGGTCAACTGCGCGGGTGTGGCCCAGCGCGACGGCGAAACGCGCATCGATCTGATCGCCCGCAACGCCAAGATCTTCCAGTCCATCAACTCCCAGGTCATGGCTAACGGCTTCAACGGCATTTACGTTGTGGCCACCAACCCGGTGGACGTGCTGTCCTACATCACTTGGAAGCAGACCGGCCTGCCGTCGAACCAGGTCATCGGCTCCGGCACCGTGCTGGATACCGCCCGCTGGCGCCACAACCTGGGCCTGCACTTCGACATCGCCCCGTCTGCCGTGCACACCCACATCATCGGCGAGCACGGCGACACTGAGCTGCCTGTGCTTTCTTCCGGTTCCGTCGGCGGCGTGCCGCTGCGCGCGATGCTGGCAACGGAGGCCGAGACCAACCCGGAGATCTACTCCCAGATCGACGAGATGTTCGTGCGCACCCGCGACGCGGCCTACGACATCATCAAGCGCAAGGGCAACACCTCCTTCGGCGTCGGCAATGCGCTCGCCCGCATCACCCGTGCAATCCTGCGCAACGAGGACGTGGTCCTGCCCGTCTCCGCGCTACTCGAAGGCGAGTACGGGCTCGACGACCTCTACATCGGCACCCCCACCGTCCTCAACCGCAGCGGCGTACGCAACGTCGTCCAGCTGCGCCTCGACTCCGACGAGCTGGAGAAGTTCCGCCACTCCGCCAAGGCCTTGCGCGAGGTCATCGACCGCGCCGAGTTCTAG
- the hisD gene encoding histidinol dehydrogenase, giving the protein MLSVTDLRGRSLSVRELRGVLPRAGADVHSVVPQVVPIVEGVRERGSRAAVEYGERFDGVRPAEIRVPAEVIADAVGGLNAEVRAALETSIARIRAVHADQKPAEHTTELAPGATVTEVFRPVQRVGLYVPGGKAVYPSSVLMNAIPAQEAGVESMVVCSPPQADFGGWPHPTILAACALAGIDEVWAVGGAQAVALLAYGDDGLEPVDMVTGPGNVFVAAAKRVVNGVVGIDAEAGPSEIAVIADDTADPVYLAYDLISQAEHDEQAASILVTDSVALADSVNREIAERYRVTRNATRVREALQGPQSGILLVDDLRSAEAVVNAYAPEHLEIHTRNAREVAARIANAGAIFVGSHTPVPLGDYSAGSNHVLPTSGTARFASGLSTHTFLKPVNVVEYTSGALAEVADAVITLAEAERLPAHGEAINARRDK; this is encoded by the coding sequence ATGCTGTCTGTGACAGATCTCAGAGGCCGGTCTTTGTCGGTGCGCGAACTTCGAGGGGTGCTGCCACGCGCGGGCGCGGATGTGCATTCCGTAGTGCCGCAGGTCGTTCCCATCGTGGAAGGAGTCCGAGAGCGGGGCTCGCGAGCAGCAGTCGAGTACGGAGAGCGCTTCGATGGAGTCCGCCCCGCTGAGATTCGAGTGCCAGCGGAAGTAATTGCAGATGCAGTGGGCGGATTGAACGCAGAGGTTCGTGCTGCGTTGGAGACCTCAATCGCGCGCATTCGTGCTGTACACGCAGACCAGAAACCCGCAGAGCACACTACAGAGCTTGCGCCTGGCGCCACTGTGACCGAAGTGTTTCGTCCCGTTCAGCGTGTGGGCCTTTATGTACCCGGCGGGAAAGCCGTGTACCCCTCCAGCGTGCTCATGAATGCGATTCCTGCGCAGGAAGCTGGAGTGGAATCGATGGTTGTGTGTTCGCCACCGCAGGCAGACTTTGGAGGTTGGCCGCACCCGACGATTCTCGCAGCGTGCGCCCTAGCGGGGATTGACGAGGTGTGGGCGGTCGGTGGCGCTCAAGCAGTCGCGCTGCTGGCGTACGGGGACGACGGATTGGAACCGGTGGATATGGTCACTGGTCCTGGAAACGTCTTTGTCGCGGCGGCGAAGCGGGTCGTGAACGGGGTGGTGGGAATTGATGCGGAAGCAGGCCCCAGTGAGATTGCCGTGATCGCTGATGACACCGCTGATCCCGTCTACCTCGCGTACGACCTGATCTCACAGGCCGAACACGATGAACAAGCAGCGTCGATCCTGGTTACTGACTCGGTTGCTCTCGCTGATTCCGTTAACCGAGAAATCGCGGAGCGTTATCGCGTCACTCGCAACGCGACGCGCGTTCGCGAAGCATTGCAAGGACCCCAGTCGGGCATTTTGCTTGTCGACGACCTCCGGTCCGCCGAAGCCGTCGTCAACGCCTATGCGCCGGAGCACCTGGAGATCCACACCAGAAACGCGCGTGAGGTTGCCGCTCGGATCGCAAACGCTGGCGCAATTTTCGTCGGTTCGCACACGCCGGTGCCGCTTGGCGACTATTCCGCAGGCTCCAATCACGTGCTGCCGACATCGGGAACTGCCCGTTTCGCGTCGGGATTGAGCACCCACACGTTCCTCAAACCTGTCAACGTGGTCGAGTACACCTCGGGTGCGCTGGCAGAGGTTGCAGATGCTGTGATCACACTTGCGGAGGCCGAGCGCCTGCCTGCGCACGGCGAAGCCATCAACGCAAGGCGGGACAAATAA
- a CDS encoding amino acid permease, giving the protein MTAPSESASKPKPKRSGLNARHIHFIALGSAIGTGLFYGSAGAIQAAGPSVLLVYLLGGAVVYFLLRALGEMSVRNPVRGSFAVYCRKYLGGWGGYITGWMFAFEMMIVCLADLTAITIYMKFWFPTTPAWVWISVTLLIISAANLAAVRLFGELEFLLTLIKVGAVVAMIVGGAAILAFNLGPEPETMGVSNLWNDGGFFANGLSGMAASFILVLFAFGGTEIIGVAGAEAEDPDRSIPKAVNTVPARILIFYVLSITIILMINPWRTIEGEDSPFVQIFDTLGVSWAAALLNVVVLSASLSAINADLFGTGRVLAGLAKEKLAPRAMARTYRDVPVMTVVMLIIALIVGVFLNQRYPDIFETVAALATFATIFVWLMILLAHIASRRNISPAEEQSLKFPVPFWPYGQWFAVAFILFTFGTMVWMEEFHTALIVGVAFLILMTILYFVTGRPQAIAEDEVEYEAK; this is encoded by the coding sequence ATGACTGCTCCCTCAGAATCCGCATCAAAGCCCAAGCCGAAGCGCAGCGGCCTCAACGCCCGCCACATCCACTTCATCGCGCTCGGCTCTGCCATCGGCACCGGCCTGTTCTACGGCTCCGCCGGCGCCATCCAGGCTGCGGGCCCATCCGTGTTGTTGGTGTACCTGCTCGGCGGCGCAGTGGTGTACTTCCTCCTCCGCGCTCTCGGTGAGATGAGCGTGCGAAACCCGGTTCGTGGCTCGTTTGCGGTGTACTGCCGCAAGTACCTCGGCGGCTGGGGCGGCTACATCACCGGCTGGATGTTCGCCTTCGAGATGATGATCGTGTGTTTGGCGGACCTGACCGCCATCACGATCTATATGAAGTTCTGGTTCCCCACAACCCCAGCCTGGGTGTGGATCTCTGTGACGCTTCTGATTATCAGCGCGGCGAACTTGGCTGCGGTCCGTCTCTTTGGCGAGCTGGAGTTCCTACTCACATTGATCAAGGTCGGAGCTGTTGTGGCGATGATCGTCGGGGGCGCAGCCATTCTCGCCTTCAACCTCGGCCCAGAACCCGAAACCATGGGCGTGAGCAATCTCTGGAACGACGGCGGGTTCTTTGCAAACGGTCTGTCGGGCATGGCAGCGTCCTTCATCCTCGTCCTGTTCGCATTCGGTGGTACCGAGATCATCGGTGTCGCCGGTGCTGAAGCGGAAGACCCGGACCGTTCCATTCCCAAGGCCGTAAATACTGTCCCGGCGCGAATCCTGATCTTCTATGTCTTGTCCATCACGATCATTTTGATGATCAACCCGTGGCGCACTATCGAAGGCGAGGACTCCCCCTTCGTCCAGATCTTTGACACGCTCGGTGTCAGCTGGGCGGCCGCCTTGCTCAACGTCGTTGTGCTAAGCGCATCTCTGTCCGCCATCAACGCGGACCTCTTCGGCACTGGCCGTGTGCTCGCTGGCCTCGCCAAGGAAAAGCTGGCACCGCGGGCCATGGCAAGAACGTACCGCGATGTGCCTGTGATGACCGTTGTCATGTTGATCATCGCCTTGATCGTCGGCGTGTTCCTCAACCAGCGCTACCCCGATATTTTTGAAACTGTCGCGGCGTTGGCCACCTTCGCCACCATCTTTGTGTGGTTGATGATTCTCCTCGCGCACATTGCTTCCAGACGCAATATCTCCCCTGCAGAGGAGCAGAGCCTGAAGTTTCCGGTGCCTTTCTGGCCGTATGGGCAGTGGTTCGCGGTCGCATTCATCCTGTTCACCTTCGGCACGATGGTGTGGATGGAAGAGTTCCACACCGCGCTCATCGTCGGCGTCGCATTCCTGATTCTGATGACGATTCTCTACTTCGTTACCGGACGCCCGCAGGCGATTGCGGAAGACGAGGTTGAATACGAAGCGAAATAG